One Panulirus ornatus isolate Po-2019 chromosome 1, ASM3632096v1, whole genome shotgun sequence genomic region harbors:
- the LOC139745807 gene encoding retinol dehydrogenase 13-like isoform X1, whose product MLEEVAVVLVVLILTIRFIYRWQSGRCSSEATLDGKTVIITGASAGELKAFTGRRAGRVCLIPWWKVRGMEGGLEVGDVRVEVRHLDTSDLTSVRKFAKRILEDERSLHVLINNAGMMGCPKREVTQDGLELTMATNYYGHFLLTNLLLGLMKKSSPGRIIALTSSDHSYVNKLNPDSLNFEREHYSSRTAYGQTSLCNILFSVELASKLEGTGVTANSVHPGCVHTEFFYKGKVTLFSWICRKLYLLMGKDVQLGAQPTIYLAVSQEVEDVSGQYFVDCQVAKTSELARQKKLAKQVWEATEVDVKLQPEEKHY is encoded by the exons ATGCTGGAGGAAGTGGCAGTCGTCCTGGTGGTTCTGATACTGACCATCAGGTTCATCTACAGGTGGCAATCTGGACGCTGCAGCTCAGAAGCCACACTGGATGGCAAGACGGTCATCATCACCGGTGCCTCGGCCGGTGAGTTAAAAGCGTTCACTGGGAGGAGAGCTGGACGTGTGTGCTTAATTCCCT GGTGGAAAgttagagggatggagggaggtctcGAAGTAGGAGATGTGAGGGTGGAAGTACGCCACCTGGACACCTCGGACCTCACCTCCGTCAGGAAGTTCGCCAAGAGAATCCTCGAGGACGAGAGGTCCTTACATGTTCTG ATAAACAACGCTGGGATGATGGGCTGCCCGAAGAGAGAGGTCACCCAGGACGGCCTCGAACTCACCATGGCCACCAACTACTACGGCCACTTCCTCCTCACCAACCTCCTCCTGG GCCTCATGAAGAAGAGCTCGCCGGGACGGATCATCGCTCTAACCTCCAGCGACCACAGCTACGTCAACAAGCTCAACCCGGACAGCCTCAACTTCGAGCGGGAACACTATAGTTCCAGGACGGCTTACGGACAGACCTCGCTCTGCAACATCCTCTTCTCAGTCGAGCTCGCCAGCAAGCTAGAAGGCACAG GCGTGACGGCCAACAGCGTCCATCCCGGGTGCGTCCACACAGAGTTCTTCTACAAAGGTAAAGTCACTCTGTTCTCCTGGATCTGCAGGAAGCTCTACCTCTTGATGGGAAAG GACGTCCAGCTGGGGGCCCAGCCCACCATCTACCTGGCCGTGTCGCAGGAGGTTGAGGACGTCAGCGGCCAGTACTTCGTCGACTGCCAG GTGGCGAAGACCTCAGAGCTGGCGAGACAGAAGAAGTTGGCCAAGCAGGTGTGGGAGGCGACCGAAGTGGACGTCAAACTCCAGCCAGAGGAGAAACACTACTGA
- the LOC139745807 gene encoding retinol dehydrogenase 11-like isoform X2 — protein sequence MEGGLEVGDVRVEVRHLDTSDLTSVRKFAKRILEDERSLHVLINNAGMMGCPKREVTQDGLELTMATNYYGHFLLTNLLLGLMKKSSPGRIIALTSSDHSYVNKLNPDSLNFEREHYSSRTAYGQTSLCNILFSVELASKLEGTGVTANSVHPGCVHTEFFYKGKVTLFSWICRKLYLLMGKDVQLGAQPTIYLAVSQEVEDVSGQYFVDCQVAKTSELARQKKLAKQVWEATEVDVKLQPEEKHY from the exons atggagggaggtctcGAAGTAGGAGATGTGAGGGTGGAAGTACGCCACCTGGACACCTCGGACCTCACCTCCGTCAGGAAGTTCGCCAAGAGAATCCTCGAGGACGAGAGGTCCTTACATGTTCTG ATAAACAACGCTGGGATGATGGGCTGCCCGAAGAGAGAGGTCACCCAGGACGGCCTCGAACTCACCATGGCCACCAACTACTACGGCCACTTCCTCCTCACCAACCTCCTCCTGG GCCTCATGAAGAAGAGCTCGCCGGGACGGATCATCGCTCTAACCTCCAGCGACCACAGCTACGTCAACAAGCTCAACCCGGACAGCCTCAACTTCGAGCGGGAACACTATAGTTCCAGGACGGCTTACGGACAGACCTCGCTCTGCAACATCCTCTTCTCAGTCGAGCTCGCCAGCAAGCTAGAAGGCACAG GCGTGACGGCCAACAGCGTCCATCCCGGGTGCGTCCACACAGAGTTCTTCTACAAAGGTAAAGTCACTCTGTTCTCCTGGATCTGCAGGAAGCTCTACCTCTTGATGGGAAAG GACGTCCAGCTGGGGGCCCAGCCCACCATCTACCTGGCCGTGTCGCAGGAGGTTGAGGACGTCAGCGGCCAGTACTTCGTCGACTGCCAG GTGGCGAAGACCTCAGAGCTGGCGAGACAGAAGAAGTTGGCCAAGCAGGTGTGGGAGGCGACCGAAGTGGACGTCAAACTCCAGCCAGAGGAGAAACACTACTGA